DNA from Borreliella garinii:
GAAGCGAGGGAATTGCTGTTGGAATGGCAGCCAAAATACTGCCTCACAATTTTAATGAGATTTTAAGCGCAGTAAAGAGCGAGCTTCTTGGAGAGACTTACGATATTTATCCTGATTTTCCAACAGGAGGAATAGTTGATGTTAATGAATATGCTGATGGTAACGGCAAAGTTTTAGTTAGAGCTAAAATTGAAACTATAGATGAAAAAACAATTGTAATAAGGGAATTGCCTTTTGGTGAGACTACTGAGAGCTTAATATCTTCGATTGAGAAAGCGATTAGAAAGAATTATATTAAAGTTTCAAGCATTAATGATTTTACTGCTGAAAATGTGGCTATAGAACTATCTTTGCCGCGGGGTGTTTATGCAAGTGAAGTGATTGAAAAGTTGTATCATTATACAAATTGCCAGATATCAATTTCTGTTAATTTATTGTTGCTTAGTGAGAGGTATCCTGTTGTTTATACTATTAAAGATCTTATTAAGTTTCATGCAGACCATCTTCAAAAAATTTTAAAAATGGAACTCGAATTGCAAAGAAATAAGATCTTTGAAAAAATATTTTATAAAACACTAGAACAAATTTTTATTGAAAAAAAGATTTATAAACTTCTTGAAACAATTTCTAAAGAAGAAAATATTGTAAGTATAATATTGTCAGAGGTTTTAAAATATAAAGAATCTTTTTCAAGGGAAGTTTTGAAAGAAGATGTTGAAAATTTGCTTAAGATTCCAATTAGAAAAATAAGTCTTTTTGATATTGATAAAAATTCTAAGGATATTAAAATTTTAAATAAAGAATTAAAGAGTGTAAATAGCAATATTTCCTCAATAAGAGGATACTCAATAAACTTTATTGATTTATTACTTGCAAAGTACTCTAAAGATCATCAAAGGAAGACTGAAATTTCTTTAATCAAATCAAAGAATGTAAAAGAAATAGCTACAAAGAATATGAAAGTTTATTTGAACTTGGTAGAAGGTTTTGTAGGAACTAGTCTTTTTGATGGTGAATTTATCGGAAATGCTAGTTATTATGATAAAATATTGGTTTTTAGGAAAAATAGTTATGTTCTTAAAAATATTGAAGACAAGGCATTTATAGATAAAAAGAATATATGTGCTTTAGTTTATGATATAAATAATTCAAAAGCACAAATATTTTCAATAATTTATCTTAATAAACTTGACAATTTTTATTATATTAAAAGATTTAAAATAGATAAGTTTATTACAGATAAAGTCTATGAATTTTTAGGAGAAAATGATGAATTTGTTGATTTTTCATTGAATCCCCAATTTGTAGAATTTTCAACAAATAAAGATATTGTTAAAAGAATTGAAATTGCTAATTTTATGGTTAAATCAAGAAGCTCTATTGGTAAGCGAATTTCGAGTAACAATTTGAAAAAAGTTAAATTTAAATAGTTCCAAAAGCCTTTTTTAAATTTCATTAATATGCTACCATAGTACCAGTTTAGTAAAGGGGTTTTTATGAATAAATTTTTAATTTTTATTTTGGTAGCCTTTTGTGCTTTTTCTAGTTTTGCTCAAGATGATTCTAAAAGCACTTTTAATCTGGGAGCGGGAGAAAAATTTTTGGTTTATGAAACCAATAAGAAAGATTCTCTTGTACCATTTTTATTGAACCTTTTTTTAGGGTTCGGGATAGGTTCTTTTGCTCAAGGAGATATCCTTGGAGGTTCTCTTATTCTTGGATTTGATGCGGTTGGTATAGGTTTAATACTTACAGGAGCTTATTTGGACATCAAGGATTTTGATAATAATGCTAAAAAAGCTGATTTTAAGTGGACTTGGGGTAAGGGAATGATGTTGGCAGGTGTGGTTACTATGGCTGTGACAAGATTGACAGAAATTGTTCTTCCATTTACATTTGCTAATAATTATAACAGGAAGCTGAAAAATAGTCTTAATATAGCCTTGGGAGGATTTGAGCCTAGTTTTGATATTAACATGGGCCAAGCTAGTGCCCTTGGGTTTGGACTGTCTTTCAAAAAAAGTTATTAATTTTATTTATTATGAAAATGAGTGATTGCAATTTTGTATTGTGATTGCTCATTGTAGTTGAAAATTAGAGCTTTTATTTATATTTTATTTCTCTGCTAAGATCTTTTTTTATGCTTTTTTGTTTTAGTATTTCTCTTTTATCATACAATTTTTTTCCTTTGCATATCCCAACTTCTACTTTAATTATTGATTTTTTTAAATAAAAACTAATAGGAATTAAAGTGTATCCCTCTTTTTCTTTAAATTTTTTTAGTCTTTGTAGTTCCTTTTTTTTGATTAGAAGCTTTCTGGGTCTTAATTCATCGTGATTAAAGATATTTCCTTCTTTATATTTTGATACGTGCAAGTTTTCAAGCCACAATTCTTCTTTTTTTATGCTTGCAAAGCTATTATTAAATGACAATTTTTTTGCCTTTATTGATTTTACTTCAGTTCCTTTCAGTACTATTCCACAACTTATTTTTTCTTCAATAAAGTAATTAAATTTTGCCTTTTTGTTTTCAAGAAGTAAAGCGTTTGTGTTCAAATCTATTCCTTCTAATCCTTTGATACAATCAATCTAAAACCAATGTTTGGAGAACTCCAATTTTTCAAGAAAGAAGCTTTAGTTGATGGATTGATTAAATTATTATTTTCATGGGAGTATGTTCTAACTTCTGTTACTAATGAATAAAAATTTGAATTTTCGTTATAAAAATTTTTTTCATTTTTAAACATTGCAATATCGTTAAAAGACGAATTTTGCATTAAATTCCAAAATCCAACTTTTTTTGATATTTCATTAATATTTAATGATTTTTTGTTTGGTTCTTTTTGGTACAATTCCCATTCTTGTGATATAGGGAGTCTTGCTTTAAATCCTTTGGGAAGTTTTTTAGAGTACCAGTTGGCATATTCTATTGCTGAGAAATAAGATATACCTGTGATAGCTTCATTTAAGCCTATTTGATTAAAATTTTTGAGATAATTTTCATCTACGAGTTGTTCTTTTATTAAATTTTCTTTGTTATTTAATGCCCATTTTGGATTTTCTTTTAAAAAATCTTGATACTCATATTTTGTAACATTTTGCTCTTGAATAAGAAATTCTTTTATACTATAGGTAGATTTTAGTGAAATATTTTTTGA
Protein-coding regions in this window:
- a CDS encoding DNA topoisomerase IV subunit A; the encoded protein is MDIRSILKDNFLQYSSYVIKDRAIASVVDGFKPVQRRIIHSLFEMHDGNFHKVANVVGNTMKYHPHGDTSIYEALVNIANKDLFIEKQGNFGNLLTGDPASASRYIECRLTPLAFDVLYSKEITVYESSYDGRNNEPLLYPAKIPVILIQGSEGIAVGMAAKILPHNFNEILSAVKSELLGETYDIYPDFPTGGIVDVNEYADGNGKVLVRAKIETIDEKTIVIRELPFGETTESLISSIEKAIRKNYIKVSSINDFTAENVAIELSLPRGVYASEVIEKLYHYTNCQISISVNLLLLSERYPVVYTIKDLIKFHADHLQKILKMELELQRNKIFEKIFYKTLEQIFIEKKIYKLLETISKEENIVSIILSEVLKYKESFSREVLKEDVENLLKIPIRKISLFDIDKNSKDIKILNKELKSVNSNISSIRGYSINFIDLLLAKYSKDHQRKTEISLIKSKNVKEIATKNMKVYLNLVEGFVGTSLFDGEFIGNASYYDKILVFRKNSYVLKNIEDKAFIDKKNICALVYDINNSKAQIFSIIYLNKLDNFYYIKRFKIDKFITDKVYEFLGENDEFVDFSLNPQFVEFSTNKDIVKRIEIANFMVKSRSSIGKRISSNNLKKVKFK
- a CDS encoding P13 family porin; the encoded protein is MNKFLIFILVAFCAFSSFAQDDSKSTFNLGAGEKFLVYETNKKDSLVPFLLNLFLGFGIGSFAQGDILGGSLILGFDAVGIGLILTGAYLDIKDFDNNAKKADFKWTWGKGMMLAGVVTMAVTRLTEIVLPFTFANNYNRKLKNSLNIALGGFEPSFDINMGQASALGFGLSFKKSY
- the smpB gene encoding SsrA-binding protein SmpB yields the protein MNTNALLLENKKAKFNYFIEEKISCGIVLKGTEVKSIKAKKLSFNNSFASIKKEELWLENLHVSKYKEGNIFNHDELRPRKLLIKKKELQRLKKFKEKEGYTLIPISFYLKKSIIKVEVGICKGKKLYDKREILKQKSIKKDLSREIKYK